One window of Mangrovibacterium diazotrophicum genomic DNA carries:
- the mutA gene encoding methylmalonyl-CoA mutase small subunit, with product MAEKYNKLFEEFPPVSSEDWKAKIVADLKGADFDRKLVWRTNEGFSVQPYYRQEDLATVDYLDTLPGEFPFVRGNKTNDNDWYVRQNIVVKDFAEANKKALDVLMKGVTSLGFVFNECNNVTKDDMAVLLKDICLESIEVNFVAKCYTAKIAEAFADYVLAGKWDPKEVVASVACDPFGNYLVYGRMKNGVDGSVEQVKHLIEKSAELPKYRVIAVNAKNFAAAGASAVQELAFALAQGAGYLTALTEAGLETKQVSKNVKFNFSVSANYFMEIAKFRAARMLWAQIVKAYGVSCNGCCKMNAYAETGTWNKTVYDPYVNMLRTQTEAMSAALGGVDSIAVLPFNAIYEDTTVFSDRIARNQQLLLKEESHFDKIVDPGAGSYYIEELTASIAEESWKLFLTVQEKGGFLAAAKEGFIQAEIKAMAQKREMNIATRRENVLGTNQFPNFTEKLEKDLDESVFGATDLTAEDAEIETLKPYRGAMAFEKLRVATDKFAKAGKRPLAFMLTIGNLAFRKARAQFACNFFAVAGYEVKDNNGFATVEEGVAAAKAAGAEIVVICSSDEEYADLAPAASDAMKGEGIFVVAGAPACMDDLKAKGIENFIHVKSNVLEDLKAYNAKLGIK from the coding sequence ATGGCAGAAAAATATAACAAACTTTTTGAAGAATTTCCTCCTGTCAGTAGCGAAGATTGGAAAGCAAAGATTGTTGCTGACCTGAAAGGCGCTGATTTTGACCGCAAATTGGTCTGGAGGACAAACGAAGGTTTCTCCGTTCAACCGTATTACCGTCAGGAAGACTTGGCTACCGTCGACTACCTGGACACCCTTCCGGGTGAATTTCCATTTGTTCGTGGTAACAAGACCAATGACAACGATTGGTATGTTCGTCAGAACATCGTCGTAAAAGATTTTGCAGAGGCCAACAAGAAAGCACTTGACGTTTTGATGAAAGGTGTGACTTCGTTGGGCTTTGTGTTTAATGAGTGCAACAATGTTACGAAAGACGACATGGCAGTGTTGTTGAAAGACATCTGTTTGGAATCGATCGAAGTGAACTTTGTTGCGAAGTGCTACACTGCAAAAATCGCTGAAGCTTTCGCCGACTATGTTTTGGCTGGCAAATGGGATCCGAAAGAAGTTGTAGCTTCAGTTGCTTGTGACCCATTCGGAAACTACCTGGTTTACGGACGCATGAAAAACGGCGTTGACGGTTCGGTAGAGCAAGTAAAACACCTGATTGAAAAATCAGCGGAGTTACCAAAATACCGGGTAATTGCAGTTAACGCGAAAAACTTCGCTGCTGCAGGTGCATCGGCTGTTCAGGAATTGGCTTTTGCTTTAGCTCAGGGTGCTGGATACCTGACAGCTTTAACTGAAGCTGGCCTCGAAACCAAACAAGTTTCGAAAAACGTGAAGTTCAACTTCAGCGTTAGCGCCAACTACTTCATGGAAATCGCCAAGTTCCGTGCTGCACGTATGTTGTGGGCTCAAATCGTAAAAGCTTACGGGGTATCATGCAACGGTTGCTGCAAAATGAATGCTTATGCTGAAACCGGAACATGGAACAAAACAGTTTACGATCCATACGTGAACATGCTGCGTACCCAAACTGAAGCCATGAGTGCTGCTTTGGGTGGTGTTGACTCAATCGCAGTTCTTCCTTTCAATGCGATTTACGAAGACACAACTGTGTTCTCTGATCGTATTGCCCGCAACCAACAGTTGCTGCTGAAGGAAGAATCACACTTCGATAAAATTGTTGACCCGGGTGCCGGTTCATACTATATTGAAGAGTTGACTGCTTCAATCGCTGAAGAGTCCTGGAAATTATTCCTGACTGTTCAGGAAAAAGGCGGTTTCCTGGCTGCTGCTAAAGAAGGCTTCATTCAAGCTGAAATTAAAGCAATGGCTCAAAAGCGCGAGATGAATATTGCAACTCGTCGCGAAAATGTTTTGGGTACAAACCAGTTCCCGAACTTCACTGAGAAATTGGAAAAAGACCTGGACGAATCCGTTTTCGGTGCAACCGACTTGACTGCTGAAGACGCTGAAATCGAAACCTTGAAACCTTATCGTGGTGCAATGGCTTTCGAAAAATTGCGTGTAGCAACCGACAAATTTGCTAAAGCTGGCAAACGTCCGTTGGCGTTCATGTTGACGATTGGTAACCTGGCTTTCCGCAAGGCCCGTGCACAGTTTGCATGTAACTTCTTTGCTGTTGCCGGTTACGAAGTGAAAGATAATAACGGTTTCGCAACAGTTGAAGAAGGCGTTGCTGCTGCTAAAGCTGCAGGTGCTGAGATTGTTGTAATCTGTAGCTCTGATGAAGAATATGCTGACTTGGCTCCTGCTGCTTCCGATGCTATGAAAGGCGAAGGAATTTTCGTTGTAGCTGGTGCTCCTGCTTGCATGGATGATTTAAAAGCAAAAGGCATTGAAAACTTCATTCACGTGAAGAGCAATGTGCTTGAAGACTTGAAAGCGTACAATGCAAAGTTAGGCATCAAGTAA
- the scpA gene encoding methylmalonyl-CoA mutase, which yields MKPNFKNIDIKSTTAQKKASEWAAEHKIEKNWVTPEQIPVKPVYTKEDLEGMEHLNYASGLPPFLRGPYSAMYPLRPWTIRQYAGFSTAEESNAFYRRNLAAGQKGLSVAFDLATHRGYDSDHPRVVGDVGKAGVAIDSILDMKILFDQIPLDKMSVSMTMNGGVLPVMAFYIVTALEQGATLDQLAGTIQNDILKEFMVRNTYIYPPEFSMKIIADIFEFTSQHMPKFNSISISGYHMQEAGATADIEMAYTLADGLDYIRTGINAGIDIDAFAPRLSFFWAIGMNHFMEIAKMRAARMIWAKLVKQFNPKNPKSMALRTHSQTSGWSLTEQDPFNNVGRTAIEAMAAALGHTQSLHTNALDEAIALPTDFSARIARNTQLYIQQETEICRGVDPWAGSYYVEALTKDLYTKAWALIEEVEKLGGMAKAIETGVPKMRIEEAAARTQGRIDSGAQTIVGVNKYRLEKEDPIDILEIDNTAVRLSQIERLKKLRAERNEEEVQQALAAITKCAETGEGNLLDLSVKAAQKRASLGEISDACEKVCGRYKAVIRTISGVYSSESKNDATFQEAQDLAKKFAELEGRQPRIMIAKMGQDGHDRGAKVVATGYADLGFDVDMGPLFQTPEEAAKQAVENDVHVMGVSSLAAGHKTLVPAVIEELKKLGREDIMVIAGGVIPAQDYKYLYDAGVVAIFGPGTSVAAAGKKILEVLIAAHEE from the coding sequence ATGAAACCGAATTTCAAGAATATAGATATAAAGTCTACTACTGCGCAGAAAAAGGCCAGCGAGTGGGCTGCTGAACACAAAATTGAAAAAAACTGGGTCACTCCGGAGCAAATCCCGGTGAAACCGGTTTACACCAAAGAAGATTTGGAAGGCATGGAGCATTTGAATTATGCTTCAGGTTTGCCACCATTCCTTCGCGGACCTTATTCAGCCATGTATCCTTTGCGTCCCTGGACCATCCGTCAGTACGCAGGGTTCTCAACTGCTGAAGAGTCAAACGCATTCTACCGCCGTAACCTGGCTGCCGGTCAGAAAGGTCTTTCTGTCGCTTTCGACTTGGCAACTCACCGTGGTTACGACTCAGACCACCCTCGTGTAGTGGGTGATGTTGGTAAAGCCGGTGTGGCAATCGACTCAATCCTGGATATGAAAATCCTGTTCGACCAGATTCCATTGGATAAAATGTCAGTTTCGATGACAATGAACGGTGGTGTATTGCCGGTAATGGCGTTCTACATCGTTACTGCTTTGGAACAAGGCGCTACTTTGGATCAGTTGGCCGGTACCATCCAAAACGATATTTTGAAAGAGTTCATGGTGCGTAACACCTACATTTATCCACCTGAATTCTCAATGAAAATCATCGCTGATATCTTCGAGTTCACTTCTCAGCATATGCCGAAGTTCAACTCAATTTCTATCTCGGGTTACCACATGCAGGAAGCCGGTGCAACTGCCGACATTGAAATGGCTTACACCCTGGCTGACGGTTTGGATTATATCCGTACAGGTATCAACGCCGGAATCGACATCGACGCTTTCGCACCTCGTTTGTCATTCTTCTGGGCTATTGGTATGAACCACTTCATGGAAATCGCCAAAATGCGTGCCGCACGTATGATCTGGGCGAAATTGGTGAAACAGTTCAACCCGAAAAACCCAAAATCAATGGCTTTGCGTACGCACTCGCAAACGTCAGGTTGGTCGTTGACCGAGCAAGATCCGTTCAACAACGTTGGTCGTACAGCAATCGAAGCGATGGCTGCAGCTTTGGGTCATACGCAATCATTGCACACCAATGCGTTGGATGAAGCGATTGCATTGCCAACCGACTTCTCTGCTCGTATTGCACGTAACACACAGCTGTATATTCAACAAGAAACTGAAATCTGCCGTGGCGTAGACCCATGGGCTGGTTCATACTATGTTGAGGCGTTGACAAAAGATCTTTATACGAAAGCTTGGGCCTTGATCGAAGAAGTTGAAAAACTGGGCGGTATGGCTAAAGCGATCGAAACAGGTGTACCTAAAATGCGTATTGAAGAAGCTGCCGCACGTACTCAGGGACGTATCGACAGTGGAGCTCAAACAATTGTGGGTGTTAACAAATATCGCTTGGAAAAAGAAGATCCGATCGACATTTTGGAAATCGACAACACAGCTGTTCGTTTGTCTCAGATCGAGCGTTTGAAAAAATTGCGTGCTGAGCGTAACGAAGAAGAAGTACAACAAGCATTGGCTGCCATTACAAAATGTGCCGAAACCGGCGAAGGCAACCTGCTTGACCTCTCTGTAAAAGCTGCACAAAAACGTGCTTCATTAGGTGAGATTTCTGACGCCTGCGAAAAAGTTTGCGGACGTTATAAAGCTGTAATCAGAACTATTTCAGGCGTGTATTCATCAGAAAGCAAAAACGATGCTACCTTCCAGGAAGCTCAGGATTTGGCGAAGAAATTCGCTGAGTTGGAAGGCCGTCAACCTCGTATCATGATCGCTAAAATGGGTCAGGACGGACACGACCGTGGTGCTAAAGTAGTAGCAACCGGTTATGCCGACCTTGGTTTCGACGTTGATATGGGACCATTGTTCCAAACTCCGGAAGAAGCTGCCAAACAAGCGGTTGAAAACGATGTTCACGTAATGGGTGTTTCTTCCTTGGCTGCAGGTCACAAAACATTGGTTCCTGCTGTTATCGAAGAACTGAAGAAACTGGGTCGTGAAGACATCATGGTTATAGCCGGTGGTGTAATTCCTGCTCAGGACTACAAATACCTGTACGATGCAGGCGTTGTAGCGATCTTCGGACCTGGTACCAGCGTTGCTGCTGCCGGTAAGAAAATCCTTGAGGTTTTGATTGCTGCGCACGAAGAATAG
- a CDS encoding META domain-containing protein gives MSISINACQKIEGPAGDVFKTWEVKDFVSIENSSYARDENSPIYISINDDQTYNLQLEQNTCQGEILGITELTIIMEQPGCTKMCCESSFSRRFEELIPSISMYKVTGTTLRLYIKNWGFIECELSQ, from the coding sequence ATGAGCATTTCAATAAATGCTTGTCAAAAGATTGAGGGGCCGGCGGGCGATGTCTTCAAAACATGGGAAGTGAAAGACTTTGTTTCCATAGAAAATTCAAGCTACGCGCGCGACGAAAACAGTCCGATTTACATCTCCATAAACGACGACCAAACCTACAACCTGCAACTGGAACAAAACACCTGCCAGGGCGAAATCCTCGGCATAACCGAACTCACAATTATTATGGAGCAGCCGGGATGCACCAAGATGTGCTGCGAAAGTTCATTTTCCCGTCGTTTCGAGGAGCTGATTCCGTCCATTTCCATGTACAAAGTGACGGGGACAACACTGCGCCTTTACATTAAGAATTGGGGCTTTATCGAGTGCGAACTGTCACAATAA